TTTTCACATGCTGTTAACTACTTTTTCAGCCGCGAAGCATACTTCTGTCTGAATTTCGCTACTTTTGGAGCGACGACCGCGGCGCAGTATGGTTGGTTGGAATTATTCTCAAAATATTCCTGATGATAGTCTTCCGCGGGCCAAAAACGGTCGAATGCAGTAATTTCGGTGACGATGGGATCGCTATACAGACCTTCAGCCGCGATCTCGTCGCGGACAGTTTTCGCCGATGCGCTCTGTTGCTCGTCATGGTAAAAAATACCCGAGCGATATGATGAACCAACATCGTTGCCTTGGCGGTTCAGCGTTGTCGGGTCGTGCGTGGTAAAGAAGATTCTGAGCAGGTCTTCGTAGGAAATTATGTCGGGGTCAAAACGGATCTGTATCGCTTCGGCGTGGCCGGTGGTTTCGGAGCAGACCTGCTGGTAGGTCGGGTTTTCGGTGTGGCCGCCGGTATAGCCGGAAACGACGTCCTCGACGCCCTCAAGGGCGTCGAAGATAGCTTCGACGCACCAAAAACATCCTGCGGCCAAGGTCGCTGTCTGCAGTTCAGCCATGGCGTCAGGCGGCCTGCGATTCGCCGGCCGGTACGAAAAGTATCCGCGAACAGCTCTCGCAGGTCACGATCTCGGCACCTTTGCGGACGTTCATGAAAACCTGCGGCCTCAGCTTCATATAGCAGGCACTGCACGATTCGTTCACGACCTCGGCAACGGCGACGCCGTCGCGGCTGCGCTGTACCAGGCGATCGTAAACGGCGGCTAGATTCGCGGGCAGCATGTCGAATGTGGTCTTGCGTGCGGCCGTCTGCTGGGCAAATTCGGCCTTGGCTTCAGCGAGTTCCTTGTCGAATTCGGCCATTGCAGCGGCACGTTCGCCGTCGAGGCTGTTTATCTCATCGGCGCGTTCTTCGAGTTCTTTTTCGACCGTTTCGATGGCGTCCATCGCTTCTACGGTCTCGTTCTCGTACGTGCCTATCTGCTTCTGCAGTATCTCTGTCTCGCGCATCGCCGATTCGTATTCACGCTGGTTCTGTGCGTGCTTTAGGTTGCGTTCGGCGCGTTCGAGCATCGTTTTGTGTTCGGCGATGTTCTTCTCCAAAGTTGCCCGCGTTGCTTTCAGGTCCGAATGCCGGTTCTGCACTTCGCGTATAGAAAAGGCGTGCTCCTCAAACTTCTGTTCGATCGCTGCACGCCTTTCGTCCGCTGTATCTATTAGGTTTTTAAGCCGGCGGAGGTTTGAATCCGCCCGCTGAAGCTCTATCAATTTATCAAGTTCGTGTATCACTGAAACTGCCTCCAATACTTGAGCCAATCAACTATAATAATGCTGCTGCGGCCGTTTAGCAAGGAATAAGGATACCGCGGCTGCGGCCCGTGCGCCGCATTGCCCTCGTCAGCCGTTTCAGGAAACCGTTTACACGCTTCATTTTCCGCTGCTCAGCCTGTATAATCCGAAAGTTTGACGGAAAGGCACGAAAAGGCAACCTGCGCTATTTAGGCAGAATCAAAAGCCTTGTTCGGTCCGACGTTGAAAAGCCCCAAATGTTGAATTATTCTTGATTCGACGCTAACAGGTCGGGGTGCAGACGAGCCGCTACGGGGTTCGTGCGATCTCCTCAGAGGGGAATTTTCCTTTTTATGTCTTATCTGAGAGCTTTTGGTTCCATAATTTTGGCGGTTGCGTTCCTAACGCTTCCCGCCGTCGCCTCGGCGGGCGACGAGATCCCGAAAGAGGAACCCGCTAAACCCGCTAAACCTGCAGCCGTTCAACAGGTAGTAGAGAGCGTCGATATTCAGGGCAATCGCCGTCTTCGCGACGAAGACCTTTTGTATTACATACGCACGCGTCCCGGCGATGTTTTCAGCCCCGCGGCCTTGGAACGCGACCTTCGCGAACTGCTCTCGCTCAACTTTTTTGATAAGACAGCGACCCGCGTCCTCACCGAGGACGGCATTCAAGGCGGCGTGAACGTGATCTTCGAGGTCCGCGAACTGCCGATCATCCGCGACCTGCAGTTCAAGGGAGCAAAGGCCCTGCAGGAATCCGATATTCTCAAAGAGTTTCGCGAACGCCGCGTCGGCGTCTCGAAAGAATCGATCTACGACCCCGTAAAAGCGCGGAACGCATCGCGCGTTCTTCGCGAGCTGCTCGCGTCAAAGGGCTATCCGAACGCCACGGTGGACATCACGGAAGAGGAAGTTTCCGCTACGTCCATCGCTCTTACGTTCGAGATCGAACAGGGGCCTCGTTCGCGCATCATCCAGATCGATTTTGAGGGCAACGAAAAGTTCAAGGACAGCGAGCTTCGCAACGCTCTCCAGCTTGTAAAGCGGACAGGACTGATCGCTCGTTTTCGCGGCCAGGACATTTTGGACCTGCGTAAGCTGCAGTACGATCTGCAGCGAAATGTGCGGTCCTACATGTGGTCAAAAGGCTATTTCCAGGCACGCATCGGCGAACCTGAGGTCGAAGGCCTCGGCCTCAAACGCACCGGCCCGCCGATCATCGGCAATCTTCCGATACCGCTTTTGACGTCCATCGACGACACGCTCCGCATCGTCGTGCCTGTAAACGAGGGCAAGGTTTTCCGCGTCGGCGAACTCAAGGTCGAGGGCAATTCGATCTTTTCCGAACAGCAGATACTCGGGGCGATCGGGCTCAAAAAAGGCGAGATCGCGGACGGCAAACGCCTGCAGGATGCCGTTTTCGAGGACCTCAAGAAGGTTTACGGCTCGCAGGGCTTTGTTAACTACGTCGGCGAATACGACCCCGAATTCCGCGACAATCCCGACAATCCGAACGAAGGCATCGTCGATATCACGCTGACCATCGAGGAAGGCAAACAGTTCACGCTGCGCCGTTTGCAATTTACCGGAAACACATTTACACGCGACCGCGTCATGCGTCGCGAGTTCCTGCTGAATGAAGGCGATATCTACAATCAGCAGTTCCTCGATATCTCTGTCGCACGTCTTAATCAGACGCAGTATTTCGACCCGATCGATAAGGATCAGGACATCGAGATCCGAACCGACGAAGAGAAAGGCGACGTCGACCTGATCGTCAAGGTCAAAGAAAAAGGCCGTCAGCAGATCTCGTTCAACGGCGGCGTTTCGGGCATCGGCGGTTCGTTCTTCGGCCTCGAATATTCGACTAACAACCTTGCCGGCCGCGGCGAGGTCATCTCGTTCAATCTCGGTGCCGGAAACCGCCAGCAGAATCTGCAGTTCACCTATCAGGAACCTTATTTCCGCGAAAGGCCCGTTTCGGTCGGCTTCTCGATATTTGCTTCGCGGTACAAATTCTTCGGCGAGGGCACGTTCCTGACCCAGAACGAGGACCTGCTGAATCAGCTTTTCGATCCGCTTGCGCAGATCCGCACGGATGAGAGCAATCTGTTCACACAGC
This sequence is a window from Acidobacteriota bacterium. Protein-coding genes within it:
- the msrA gene encoding peptide-methionine (S)-S-oxide reductase MsrA, whose amino-acid sequence is MAELQTATLAAGCFWCVEAIFDALEGVEDVVSGYTGGHTENPTYQQVCSETTGHAEAIQIRFDPDIISYEDLLRIFFTTHDPTTLNRQGNDVGSSYRSGIFYHDEQQSASAKTVRDEIAAEGLYSDPIVTEITAFDRFWPAEDYHQEYFENNSNQPYCAAVVAPKVAKFRQKYASRLKK
- the bamA gene encoding outer membrane protein assembly factor BamA, with product MSYLRAFGSIILAVAFLTLPAVASAGDEIPKEEPAKPAKPAAVQQVVESVDIQGNRRLRDEDLLYYIRTRPGDVFSPAALERDLRELLSLNFFDKTATRVLTEDGIQGGVNVIFEVRELPIIRDLQFKGAKALQESDILKEFRERRVGVSKESIYDPVKARNASRVLRELLASKGYPNATVDITEEEVSATSIALTFEIEQGPRSRIIQIDFEGNEKFKDSELRNALQLVKRTGLIARFRGQDILDLRKLQYDLQRNVRSYMWSKGYFQARIGEPEVEGLGLKRTGPPIIGNLPIPLLTSIDDTLRIVVPVNEGKVFRVGELKVEGNSIFSEQQILGAIGLKKGEIADGKRLQDAVFEDLKKVYGSQGFVNYVGEYDPEFRDNPDNPNEGIVDITLTIEEGKQFTLRRLQFTGNTFTRDRVMRREFLLNEGDIYNQQFLDISVARLNQTQYFDPIDKDQDIEIRTDEEKGDVDLIVKVKEKGRQQISFNGGVSGIGGSFFGLEYSTNNLAGRGEVISFNLGAGNRQQNLQFTYQEPYFRERPVSVGFSIFASRYKFFGEGTFLTQNEDLLNQLFDPLAQIRTDESNLFTQRTYGANVFATAPLSELFFKKRKFTQFSRLGLSYQFTATTIQDPEVNESADPASRIPVIYRQPNIITSRVTGTFVYDTRQPAANGIDTLGGKQVSLSLGFAGLGGDVRTYSPQLSYSQFIPMRKKNSKNPDVLAFRVLAGTIGTWSTSKAVRDVNSLSFIGGIPVYERFYLGSENDIRGYNSRAIGPITPFDTYVTTRNVVVATNAFGTPNTETGLDQRTTDEIRPIGLLTGVGGDNPALFSRNYRFIGGDTQLLANVEYRVPIFGPATMALFADVGSVFNLRKSGIQRINSEFLDDDKFLGAGRVTALGLINTPVLESSFGSLLYYRGRLMTKTDFVNEFCRGNRAGCPTALSPQVQQFYLRGEAQQNSLLRIDDSAFAKIGDFRASVGVELRVQVPVVNVPFRLIYFYNPNGKFGVQESLPGIFLPGKRNGFKFTVGRTF